The following proteins come from a genomic window of Loxodonta africana isolate mLoxAfr1 chromosome 19, mLoxAfr1.hap2, whole genome shotgun sequence:
- the DDX55 gene encoding ATP-dependent RNA helicase DDX55 isoform X3, translating into MKNKDVAAEAVTGSGKTLAFVIPILEILLRREEKLKKSQVGAIIITPTRELAIQIDEVLSHFTKHFPQLSQILWIGGRNPGEDVERFKAQGGNIIVATPGRLEDMFRRKAEGLDLASCVKSLDVLVLDEADRLLDMGFEASINTILEFLPKQRRTGLFSATQTQEVENLVRAGLRNPVRISVKEKGVAASSTQKTPSRLENYYMVCKADEKFNQLVHFLRNHKQEKHLVFFSTCACVEYYGKALEALVKSAAILCIHGKMKYKRNKIFMEFRKLQSGILVCTDVMARGIDIPEVNWVLQYDPPSNASAFVHRCGRTARIGHGGSALVFLLPMEESYVSFLAINQKCPLQEMRLQKNTVDLLPKLKAMALADRAVFEKGMKAFVSYVQAYAKHECSLIFRLKDLDFASLARGFALLKMPKMPELRGKQFPDFVPVDVNTDTIPFKDKVREKQRQKLLEQKRKEKTESEGRRKFIKNKAWSKQKAKKEKKKKLNEKRKRAEGSDIEDEDMEELLNDTRLLKKFKRGKITEEEFEKHLLTSGKRTVKTDFGISDFEDDC; encoded by the exons tcag GTTGGAGCCATAATCATCACGCCCACACGGGAGCTGGCTATTCAGATAGACGAGGTCCTGTCGCACTTCACGAAGCACTTCCCTCAGTTGAG CCAGATTCTTTGGATCGGAGGCAGGAACCCTGGAGAAGATGTTGAGAGGTTCAAGGCACAAGG CGGAAACATCATCGTGGCGACTCCAGGCCGCCTGGAGGACATGTTCCGGAGGAAGGCCGAAGGGTTGGACTTGGCCAGCTGTGTGAAGTCCCTCGATGTCCTGGTGTTGGACGAAGCTGACCGACTTTTGGACATGGGGTTTGAGGCAAG TATAAATACCATTCTGGAGTTCTTGCCAAAGCAGAGGAGAACGGGCCTCTTCTCCGCCACTCAGACGCAGGAAGTGGAGAACCTGGTGCGAGCAGGCCTCCGGAACCCCGTCCGCATCTCGGTGAAGGAGAAGGGCGTGGCAGCCAGCAGCACACAGAAAACCCCATCTCGCCTGGAGAACTACTACATG GTGTGTAAGGCAGATGAGAAATTTAACCAACTGGTGCATTTTCTTCGAAATCATAAGCAGGAAAAACACCTGGTCTTCTTCAG CACCTGTGCCTGTGTGGAATACTACGGGAAGGCTCTGGAGGCCTTGGTGAAGAGCGCGGCCATACTGTGCATTCACGGAAAGATGAAGTACAAGCGCAACAAGATCTTCATGGAGTTCCGCAAATTGCAGAG TGGAATTTTAGTGTGCACTGATGTGATGGCCCGTGGAATCGATATTCCTGAAGTGAACTGGGTTTTGCAGTACGACCCTCCCAGCAATGCAAG CGCCTTTGTGCATCGCTGCGGCCGCACTGCCCGCATTGGCCACGGTGGCAGTGCCCTGGTGTTCCTCCTTCCCATGGAAGAGTCCTACGTCAGTTTCCTTGCaattaaccaaaag TGCCCCCTGCAGGAGATGAGACTTCAGAAAAACACAGTGGACCTTCTTCCAAAGCTGAAGGCCATGGCCCTGGCTGACAGAGCCGTGTTTGAAAAGGGGATGAAAGCTTTTGTGTCGTATGTCCAGGCTTACGCGAAGCACGAGTGTAGCCTCATCTTCAGGCTCAAAG ACCTTGACTTTGCCAGTCTTGCTCGAGGTTTTGCCCTGCTGAAGATGCCCAAGATGCCAGAGCTGAGAGGGAAGCAGTTTCCCGATTTTGTGCCTGTGGATGTTAACACAGACACGATTCCATTTAAAGATAAAGTCAGAGAAAAGCAGAGGCAGAAGCTactggagcaaaaaagaaaagaaaaaacagaaagcgAAGGGAGAAGAAAGTTCATAAAAAACAAAGCTTGGTCGAAGCAGAAggccaaaaaggaaaagaagaaaaaactgaatGAAAAGAGGAAAAGGGCAGAG GGTTCAGATATTGAAGATGAGGACATGGAGGAGCTTCTTAATGATACAAGACTCTTGAAAAAGTTTAAAAGGGGCAAGATCACGGAAGAAGAATTTGAGAAGCATTTGTTGACAAGTGGCAAAAGGACAGTCAAAACAGATTTTGGGATCTCAGATTTCGAAGATGACTGCTGA
- the DDX55 gene encoding ATP-dependent RNA helicase DDX55 isoform X4: MKNKDVAAEAVGAIIITPTRELAIQIDEVLSHFTKHFPQLSQILWIGGRNPGEDVERFKAQGGNIIVATPGRLEDMFRRKAEGLDLASCVKSLDVLVLDEADRLLDMGFEASINTILEFLPKQRRTGLFSATQTQEVENLVRAGLRNPVRISVKEKGVAASSTQKTPSRLENYYMVCKADEKFNQLVHFLRNHKQEKHLVFFSTCACVEYYGKALEALVKSAAILCIHGKMKYKRNKIFMEFRKLQSGILVCTDVMARGIDIPEVNWVLQYDPPSNASAFVHRCGRTARIGHGGSALVFLLPMEESYVSFLAINQKCPLQEMRLQKNTVDLLPKLKAMALADRAVFEKGMKAFVSYVQAYAKHECSLIFRLKDLDFASLARGFALLKMPKMPELRGKQFPDFVPVDVNTDTIPFKDKVREKQRQKLLEQKRKEKTESEGRRKFIKNKAWSKQKAKKEKKKKLNEKRKRAEGSDIEDEDMEELLNDTRLLKKFKRGKITEEEFEKHLLTSGKRTVKTDFGISDFEDDC, translated from the exons GTTGGAGCCATAATCATCACGCCCACACGGGAGCTGGCTATTCAGATAGACGAGGTCCTGTCGCACTTCACGAAGCACTTCCCTCAGTTGAG CCAGATTCTTTGGATCGGAGGCAGGAACCCTGGAGAAGATGTTGAGAGGTTCAAGGCACAAGG CGGAAACATCATCGTGGCGACTCCAGGCCGCCTGGAGGACATGTTCCGGAGGAAGGCCGAAGGGTTGGACTTGGCCAGCTGTGTGAAGTCCCTCGATGTCCTGGTGTTGGACGAAGCTGACCGACTTTTGGACATGGGGTTTGAGGCAAG TATAAATACCATTCTGGAGTTCTTGCCAAAGCAGAGGAGAACGGGCCTCTTCTCCGCCACTCAGACGCAGGAAGTGGAGAACCTGGTGCGAGCAGGCCTCCGGAACCCCGTCCGCATCTCGGTGAAGGAGAAGGGCGTGGCAGCCAGCAGCACACAGAAAACCCCATCTCGCCTGGAGAACTACTACATG GTGTGTAAGGCAGATGAGAAATTTAACCAACTGGTGCATTTTCTTCGAAATCATAAGCAGGAAAAACACCTGGTCTTCTTCAG CACCTGTGCCTGTGTGGAATACTACGGGAAGGCTCTGGAGGCCTTGGTGAAGAGCGCGGCCATACTGTGCATTCACGGAAAGATGAAGTACAAGCGCAACAAGATCTTCATGGAGTTCCGCAAATTGCAGAG TGGAATTTTAGTGTGCACTGATGTGATGGCCCGTGGAATCGATATTCCTGAAGTGAACTGGGTTTTGCAGTACGACCCTCCCAGCAATGCAAG CGCCTTTGTGCATCGCTGCGGCCGCACTGCCCGCATTGGCCACGGTGGCAGTGCCCTGGTGTTCCTCCTTCCCATGGAAGAGTCCTACGTCAGTTTCCTTGCaattaaccaaaag TGCCCCCTGCAGGAGATGAGACTTCAGAAAAACACAGTGGACCTTCTTCCAAAGCTGAAGGCCATGGCCCTGGCTGACAGAGCCGTGTTTGAAAAGGGGATGAAAGCTTTTGTGTCGTATGTCCAGGCTTACGCGAAGCACGAGTGTAGCCTCATCTTCAGGCTCAAAG ACCTTGACTTTGCCAGTCTTGCTCGAGGTTTTGCCCTGCTGAAGATGCCCAAGATGCCAGAGCTGAGAGGGAAGCAGTTTCCCGATTTTGTGCCTGTGGATGTTAACACAGACACGATTCCATTTAAAGATAAAGTCAGAGAAAAGCAGAGGCAGAAGCTactggagcaaaaaagaaaagaaaaaacagaaagcgAAGGGAGAAGAAAGTTCATAAAAAACAAAGCTTGGTCGAAGCAGAAggccaaaaaggaaaagaagaaaaaactgaatGAAAAGAGGAAAAGGGCAGAG GGTTCAGATATTGAAGATGAGGACATGGAGGAGCTTCTTAATGATACAAGACTCTTGAAAAAGTTTAAAAGGGGCAAGATCACGGAAGAAGAATTTGAGAAGCATTTGTTGACAAGTGGCAAAAGGACAGTCAAAACAGATTTTGGGATCTCAGATTTCGAAGATGACTGCTGA
- the DDX55 gene encoding ATP-dependent RNA helicase DDX55 isoform X2: MEHVTEGSWESLPVPLHPWVLGALRDLGFPYMTPVQSATIPLFMKNKDVAAEAVGAIIITPTRELAIQIDEVLSHFTKHFPQLSQILWIGGRNPGEDVERFKAQGGNIIVATPGRLEDMFRRKAEGLDLASCVKSLDVLVLDEADRLLDMGFEASINTILEFLPKQRRTGLFSATQTQEVENLVRAGLRNPVRISVKEKGVAASSTQKTPSRLENYYMVCKADEKFNQLVHFLRNHKQEKHLVFFSTCACVEYYGKALEALVKSAAILCIHGKMKYKRNKIFMEFRKLQSGILVCTDVMARGIDIPEVNWVLQYDPPSNASAFVHRCGRTARIGHGGSALVFLLPMEESYVSFLAINQKCPLQEMRLQKNTVDLLPKLKAMALADRAVFEKGMKAFVSYVQAYAKHECSLIFRLKDLDFASLARGFALLKMPKMPELRGKQFPDFVPVDVNTDTIPFKDKVREKQRQKLLEQKRKEKTESEGRRKFIKNKAWSKQKAKKEKKKKLNEKRKRAEGSDIEDEDMEELLNDTRLLKKFKRGKITEEEFEKHLLTSGKRTVKTDFGISDFEDDC, from the exons GTTGGAGCCATAATCATCACGCCCACACGGGAGCTGGCTATTCAGATAGACGAGGTCCTGTCGCACTTCACGAAGCACTTCCCTCAGTTGAG CCAGATTCTTTGGATCGGAGGCAGGAACCCTGGAGAAGATGTTGAGAGGTTCAAGGCACAAGG CGGAAACATCATCGTGGCGACTCCAGGCCGCCTGGAGGACATGTTCCGGAGGAAGGCCGAAGGGTTGGACTTGGCCAGCTGTGTGAAGTCCCTCGATGTCCTGGTGTTGGACGAAGCTGACCGACTTTTGGACATGGGGTTTGAGGCAAG TATAAATACCATTCTGGAGTTCTTGCCAAAGCAGAGGAGAACGGGCCTCTTCTCCGCCACTCAGACGCAGGAAGTGGAGAACCTGGTGCGAGCAGGCCTCCGGAACCCCGTCCGCATCTCGGTGAAGGAGAAGGGCGTGGCAGCCAGCAGCACACAGAAAACCCCATCTCGCCTGGAGAACTACTACATG GTGTGTAAGGCAGATGAGAAATTTAACCAACTGGTGCATTTTCTTCGAAATCATAAGCAGGAAAAACACCTGGTCTTCTTCAG CACCTGTGCCTGTGTGGAATACTACGGGAAGGCTCTGGAGGCCTTGGTGAAGAGCGCGGCCATACTGTGCATTCACGGAAAGATGAAGTACAAGCGCAACAAGATCTTCATGGAGTTCCGCAAATTGCAGAG TGGAATTTTAGTGTGCACTGATGTGATGGCCCGTGGAATCGATATTCCTGAAGTGAACTGGGTTTTGCAGTACGACCCTCCCAGCAATGCAAG CGCCTTTGTGCATCGCTGCGGCCGCACTGCCCGCATTGGCCACGGTGGCAGTGCCCTGGTGTTCCTCCTTCCCATGGAAGAGTCCTACGTCAGTTTCCTTGCaattaaccaaaag TGCCCCCTGCAGGAGATGAGACTTCAGAAAAACACAGTGGACCTTCTTCCAAAGCTGAAGGCCATGGCCCTGGCTGACAGAGCCGTGTTTGAAAAGGGGATGAAAGCTTTTGTGTCGTATGTCCAGGCTTACGCGAAGCACGAGTGTAGCCTCATCTTCAGGCTCAAAG ACCTTGACTTTGCCAGTCTTGCTCGAGGTTTTGCCCTGCTGAAGATGCCCAAGATGCCAGAGCTGAGAGGGAAGCAGTTTCCCGATTTTGTGCCTGTGGATGTTAACACAGACACGATTCCATTTAAAGATAAAGTCAGAGAAAAGCAGAGGCAGAAGCTactggagcaaaaaagaaaagaaaaaacagaaagcgAAGGGAGAAGAAAGTTCATAAAAAACAAAGCTTGGTCGAAGCAGAAggccaaaaaggaaaagaagaaaaaactgaatGAAAAGAGGAAAAGGGCAGAG GGTTCAGATATTGAAGATGAGGACATGGAGGAGCTTCTTAATGATACAAGACTCTTGAAAAAGTTTAAAAGGGGCAAGATCACGGAAGAAGAATTTGAGAAGCATTTGTTGACAAGTGGCAAAAGGACAGTCAAAACAGATTTTGGGATCTCAGATTTCGAAGATGACTGCTGA